The following coding sequences are from one Rutidosis leptorrhynchoides isolate AG116_Rl617_1_P2 chromosome 11, CSIRO_AGI_Rlap_v1, whole genome shotgun sequence window:
- the LOC139876017 gene encoding LOW QUALITY PROTEIN: large ribosomal subunit protein bL28m-like (The sequence of the model RefSeq protein was modified relative to this genomic sequence to represent the inferred CDS: inserted 1 base in 1 codon): MEFRSKEMVKKIMKXIGGEKNLNTGVKESLKKCLPESKVVMGRAHRGIFAGRHIQFGNSVSDKGGNKTRRNWKPNIQEKRLFSYIIDRHIRVKVTTHALRCMDKAGGIDEYLPKTPYKKMDTEMCLLWKSKIEKMYQELGNMEVLFFPHEEETKFAEEFKEMRIEQRIARKQGRPVGGAK; encoded by the exons ATGGAGTTCAGATCGAAGGAAATGGTGAAGAAAATAATGA ATATCGGCGGCGAAAAGAATTTGAATACCGGAGTGAAAGAATCTTTGAAAAAATGTTTGCCGGAAAGTAAGGTGGTGATGGGTAGAGCTCACCGTGGAATCTTTGCCGGCCGGCATATTCAGTTCGGAAATTCAGTCAGTGACAAAGGTGGAAACAA GACTCGAAGAAACTGGAAGCCGAACATACAAGAAAAGCGGTTATTCAGTTATATTATTGATCGGCACATTCGAGTCAAAGTAACAACACACGCACTTCGTTGTATGGACAAAGCAGGTGGAATCGATGAGTATTTACCAAAAACACCGTACAAGAAAATGGACACCGAAATGTGTCTTTTATGGAAATCTAAAATCGAAAAAATGTATCAAGAACTTGGAAACATGGAGGTCCTTTTTTTTCCACATGAAGAAGAAACTAAATTTGCAGAGGAATTTAAAGAAATGAGAATCGAACAACGGATTGCACGTAAGCAGGGGAGGCCCGTAGGGGGAGCAAAGTGA